Sequence from the Clostridium butyricum genome:
TAAACGAATAACTGAAATAAGAAAAAATATAAATGAATGCATACATAGAGATGTTGAAACTTTCTTAATAGAAAGCAGTAGTGAAAAAAATCCTGATGCGCAAAAACTTTGGAATTATATTTACGAAAGAGTTAATAATCCAGAAAAAATTGAAGAGCTTGGAGAAGCTTTGAAAAATTATCAGGATTATGTCTTGGGAGAATGTGAAATAAAAGTAAATTCAAAGATAGCAAGTATTGAATCTGCTCAAAATGATTTAAATGAGAGGAAAAAACTCACAAAGGAATTTTTTGAATGTAAAGAAGAAATTACTGCAATCCTTGAGAGAGGATTCACTAAAACAAAAGTTAAATCTGTAAGACTTATTGACAAGGCAGCTGCTACAATAAAAGAAGATGTAAGAAAATATGTGGAAGATGAGACTAAGTGGACTAAAAGAGAAGAAACATATTCATTTATGCAACATTATTACGTACCTAAACTTACAACTGAAGAAACAGAACACATATTAAGTTACATTGAAGATGAAATAATTTTATTGGATAAGGCTATGAAAGAAATACTTAATAAGACAGCCACAGTTTTAGAAGATAAAGTTAAAGTTAATATTCCATGTTATAGTGAAGTAATGGAAGGTATCCTAAAAAAACATATTGGAGATGCAATGAAACAGGCAGCTGGTGAAATGTTTAGAAGTTTTGATAGCAAGAAAAAAGGAAACAAGGATTCATCTAGAACAAACTTCAAGAGACTAGAAAGTACAGATACAGAATATGATATAAATAATAATGGTTTAGCTAAATTGATTAAGGCAATAAGAGCAACATCATTAAAAGGTATAACTCATTATTTAAGTGTATTCACAGATTCAATAATATATCTATATGATACTTTAACATGGCAGAACAAAATACAAGAAATATCAATGGAAGCAATCGACAACTGGGCACAAGATGTTGAAGGAGCAGTAAGAAAATACATTGATGAATTTAAGGAAACTAACAGAAGAGAAATTATGTCATTGTTTGATGAATTGACACAAGAATTTAGTGAAGATGAAACAGATGATGTTATTGAAGATATAGACCATGAAACTCTAATAAAATTGAAAAGAGAAATAGATTTTATATTACATAAATGTCTTTTTGCCTCTATATAAAAGAGATACTATAATTTGTAGTTAAGCACAAATAACGTAATAGTTATGGGGTAAACAATTATTAGATTAGATGTTATTATATAAATCCAATATAGTTAAAATAAAGCTGATGTTGTTATCAGCTTTATTTTTATTGAGTAAATTAATAAAAATATACTAAATTCAAGTATTATTATTTTTTTAAGAAAGTATTAATAATTAAGGAAATAATTATTGGAGGGGTAAAGGTGGATTTAGTTATTGTTATACTTATAACATCAATAGTTATATGGAAAAATTGGTATACATTTTATCTTATATTAAAATTTTATAAAATGAATAATAGAAAGGAAACTACAATTAATATTATATTTTTATTTAATTATCTTATATATTATTATTTTCTTTTTATGGCAGCTACTGATTCCATAGAATCTCCACTTAATGGACCACTATGGCTTATTATAATATTTGTAGTTTTAACAGGATGTAATATTTCCTATGATCTTAAACTTTTGACTTTTAAAGAAAAAAATGGAGCAAATAAGGGTTAATAACAATAAAATACCAAAAAATCAGCCTTTTTATTAAAGCTAATAAAAAGATTTTAAAAAAGTATCAATTTTTTTTTGATAAATAGGAGGAAATGTGTTAAATTTATAGAATAAGTATTTTATAAGTGGGTTAAAGTGGTTGAAAGTGGTTTTTATGTAATTAAAAATATATATAAACCACTATTTGTGGGGGCTGAGCATATTGTTCATAGGAGAATATCAACATTCATTAGATTCAAAAAATAGAATAATTGTTCCAGCTAAGCTAAGGGAAGGTCTTGGTAACAAATTTGTCATCACAAAGGGACTCGATGGTTGTTTGTATGCCTACCCGCTTGAAGAGTGGAAGATACTAGAGGATAAATTAAAAACGTTGCCTTTAACAAACAAAGATGCTAGAACCTTTGTTAGATTCTTTTTTTCAGGAGCATGTGAAGTCGAACTTGACAAGCAATTTAGAGGACTTATTCCACAAAATTTAAAGGAATATGCAAAGATAGAAAAGGACATAGTAAGTATTGGGGTATTATCCAGAGTAGAGATATGGAGCAAAGAAATGTGGGAGAACTATAACGACTTAAATGTAGATTTTGATTACATTGCTGAAAAAATGAATGATTTAGGAATATAAGGAGTTTTTATTATGGAATTTAAACATGTATCGGTGCTTTTAAATGAATGCATTGATGGATTAAACATTAAAGAAGATGGTATATATGTAGACTGTACTTTAGGTGGTGCAGGACATTCATCGCATATATTAAAGCATTTATCTAAAAATGGATTGTTAATAGGAATTGACCAAGATACGGACGCTTTAAAGGCTGCTAAAGAAAGATTAAAAGACTATGATAATGTTAAGTATGTTCATAGTAATTTTTATAATATTGACAGTATATTAAACGAATTAGGAATAGAAAAGGTTGATGGAATATTAATGGATCTTGGAGTTTCTTCATATCAGCTTGATAATGCAGAAAGAGGCTTCAGTTATATGCAAGATGCACCTTTAGACATGAGAATGAACAGAGATAATGACTTTTCAGCATATAGCATTATAAATGACTATAGCGAAGAAGAGCTTTATAAGATAATAAGAGATTATGGTGAAGAAAAGTTCGCTAAGAGAATTGCTAATTTTATTGTAAATAGAAGAGCAGAGAAGCCAATTGAAACTACATTTGAACTTGTAGACATAATTAAGGCAGCTATACCTGCTAAGGCAAGAAGAGAAGGACCTCATCCAGCTAAAAGAACTTTTCAGGCAATAAGAATTGAAGTTAATTCAGAATTAAAGATACTTAATAAAACTATTGAGGATGGAGTCAATAGACTAAATAAAGATGGAAGAATGGCTATAATTACATTCCATTCTTTAGAAGATAGAATTGTAAAATTAAAATTTAGGGAACTTGAAAATCCATGTACATGTCCAAGGGAATTTCCTATGTGCATATGCGGTAAAAAGCCGTTAGTTAAAGTTTTGAATAAAAAAGGAATTGCACCTTCTAAAGAAGAGATTGAAGAAAATCCAAGAAGTAGAAGTGCAAAAGTAAGGGTTGTAGAGAAGGTATAATATTTAATATGTATATAAATGAGTAGGGATGTGAAGAAGATGCCACGAGGACAATACAGTTATGGTATAAAGGGTAATACAGCTGTTAAACCTTTAAAAAGGACGACTATACGTAAGCCAAAAAAAAGTGAAGAGCAAATAAGAAAAAATAAGAACAATAGAAAAAAACTATTTAAAAAACAGAAGCAAAATGACAGAAAATATATGCTTACAGTTGTTATGGTTATCCTAGGCCTTGGATGTGTTACTGTAGCTGGGGATAGCAAAATATATAAAATGCAAAAGTCAGTGACAACTTTAGAAAATCAAATAAGCAGCACTAGCGAAGAAAATGAAGCTTTAAGAGTAAAAATTTTAAAATATTCGTCTTTAAGCAATATTGAAGAAAGTGCAAGTAATGGTCTTGGAATGCATATACCACATGGGGATGATGTGGTAAAGATAGATTTTTCTAATAATTATTTTAAAGATGTAACAAGCAATAATCATACAGTAAAGAAAAGTAATAATTCATTTTTATCATTTTTAGAGGGAATTTTTAAATAATTAAATATAAGACTCAGATGATTTAATGATTCATCTGAGTCTTAAGTATTTACTAAGAAGAGTTATGGGGGAACTAGCAGTGAAAAAAAAGAGTTATAAACGTAAGAGTATAATGCAGAAAAAAGCTGTTATGGCAGGAGTGGCTCTTACCTGTTTATTTGTGTTCTTAATAGGAAGATTATCATATATTATGATAGTAAAACGCCCAGAATATGCAGGAAAAGCAGAGGAACAGTGGACAAGCGAAGTAAAAATAGATGCAGTAAGAGGTAAGATTCTAGACAGAAATGGAAAAGAACTTGCAGTATCAGCTAATGTTTATAGAGTGGATCTTGATTTAACAACTATAAGAGCTTATCTTGATAAAAGAGTAGATCAGCTTTCATCTAAAGAAATAGAACAGAGAAAAAGTGTAGGAATTCCTATTCCTGTAGGCGATGATGGAATAACAACAAGCGATATAGCACCAGCAATTGCGAAGGCTCTTAATATGGATGTAGAAACGGTAAAAGCAAAGCTTGAAACAAAACTTGAAAGTGGTCTGCCAGCTGGCTCAGCAACTCTTATAAGAAGAATTGAAAAAGAGGATGCAGATAAAGTAAAATCCTTAAAAATTAATGGAATAGTAGTTTCAAAAGATACAAAGAGATATTATCCTAATAATAATTTTTTAGCACACGTACTAGGTGTAACAGGAAATGATGGGAAAGGTCTTACTGGAATAGAATCTGAGTATAATACTTACCTTTCAGGAATTCCTGGAGTTAAAATAGGAGAATTTGATAAAAATAATAATGATCTTCCTTATGGAGATTCTCAGTTTACATCGCCAGTAAATGGGAAGGATGTTACCCTTACTATTGATGAAACAATTCAATCTTTTGCTGAAAAAGTGGCTCAGCAGGCATATGAAGACAACAAAGCAAAAGCAACTTCTGTTTTGGTTATGGACCCTAAAACTGGAGAAATACTTGCAATGGTAAATAAGCCAGATTTCAATCCTAATACTCCTTATGAAGGCTATGAAGGTTTTGATGGAGCAACTGAAGGTGATAAGATCCAAAAAATGTGGAGAAATAGATTAGTAAGTGATTCATTTGAACCTGGATCTATATTTAAAGTAATAACTGCAATAGCAGCTTTAGAAGAAAATTTAGTTAATGAAAATACTACATTTGAATGTGGTGGTGGTCTTGATTTTGGTAACAGGCGTATTAATTGCTGGGAAACTCAAGGTCATGGATTACAGACATTTCCAGAAATAGTTCAGAATTCGTGTAATGTTGGATTTATGAAAGTTGGAGAAATGCTTGGTAAAGAAAAATTTTATGAATATATAAAGAAGTTTGGTTTTGGAGACCTTACTGGAATAGATCTTCAAGGAGAAGCTGATGGTATAGTTAAAATACCTCAGAATATATCACCAACAGATCTTGCAACAATTTCTTTTGGACATACAAATACTGTTAATTCAATGCAATATATGGCGGCTTTTAATTCAGTTGCAAATGGTGGAACATGGATACAACCTCATATAATGAAAGAAGTAACTCACAATGATGATAATGGTGTCGAAATTGTGGATGAAAAATTTGAAGCAAAAAATAGAGAAGTGGCAAGTAGTGAAAAAACAGCTGAACTTAGAAAATACCTTGAGAGGGTTGTTACATCAGGTTCTGCAACAGCAGCATTTATTGATGGATATCATATTGGTGGTAAAACAGGAACAGCACAGAAGATGGAAAATGGTGCATATATAGAAGGTAAATATATATCATCCTTTGTTGGAATGGCACCAGTAGATGATCCAAAAGTTACAGTTATGATAACTGTAGATGAACCTAGCAATGGTAATTATTATGCAGGTCAGGTTGCAGTTCCTTATGCTCATACATTGTTTACTGATATATTTAATTATCTTAATAATCAGTTCTCACAAGATGATGTTGGTAAAATTGCTAAAGAGGTAGTTATACCAGAAGTAAGAGGAATGAAAAAAGAAGATGCTCAAAAGGCGTTAAAAGATATTAAGATTCAATGTGATATAGAGGGAAATGGAGATACAATTGTAAGTATGGATCCATATCCAGGATCTTCTATAAAAGAAGGTTCCATAATAAAACTTTATTCGTCAGGAAGTTCTGACAACAGCAATAAGGTTTCAATGCCGGATATTAAGGGATATTCTAAAGAGTCTGCTTATGAATTATTGAGTAAACTTGGAATTACAGCCACATTTGAAGGTGAAGGTGCGGCTAGGGATCAGAGTATATCATCAGGAGAAATTGTTCCAAAGGGAACAAGTGTAAAAATTACTTTAGAAAGTAAGTATAAAGATTAAAGATTAGACATAGGCAAAGTGTTAATTAATGCCTATGTCTTTTTTGTTGTATAAGAAACCCTGTTTATTAAATCAATAAAGTATGCTGAAAATTATATTATGTTTAATTTCTTAAATAAATATTATGGTATGAATAAAAAATCAGAATAAGAATATTATTATAGTACAAAGTGATTTGAGTATTATTTTGTGAAACAGCAGGAAAACTTTTTAAGTAAACATTAAAAAGTTTACTTAAATTATCATTATAGAAAAGGGATGGAGGAAACAGCTGTGAAGAAAAAGAAATTCAAAGACAGGGGGCAGACTAGAAAAAGGTTGTCATATGCTGCAGCGGCACTCACCTTTGTTTTTGCAACACTTACTATGAGACTTTCATATATAATGATTGTTAAGGCACCTGATTATTCTGAAAGGGCAGAGGAACAATGGACGAGTGAAGTTAAAATTGATGCCATAAGAGGAAAAATATTAGATAGGAATGGAAAGGAGCTTGCGGTATCAGCTAATGTATATAGAGTCGATTTTGATTTGAATTCTATAAAAACATATTTAAGGGCAAAGCTTAGTAATTTGACTGACCAGGATATAGAACAGAGAAAAAGTGCAGGAATACCTTTGCCAACAGAAGATTCGGGAATAAAAACAGATGATATTGCACCAGCAATAGCAAATGCCCTTGGACTTAATGTTCAAGATGTAAAAAAGAAGCTAGAGACAAAACTTCCAAGTGGTGCAGATGCAGGTTCAGCTACATTGATAAGAAGAATTACAAAGGAAGATGCTGATAAGGTTAATGCATTAAAAATAAGGGGAGTAATAGTATCACCAGATACTAAGAGATATTATCCAAATAATAATTTTCTTGCTCATGTTCTAGGAAGTACAAATAGTGATGGTGTAGGATTAACAGGAGTAGAACTTCAGTATAATTCATATTTAGCTGGAACTCCTGGAATGAAGATAACAGAACTTGAAAAAAGTAATACAGATTATCCATATACAATATCTAAATTTACATCTCCTCAAAATGGAAAGGATGTTGTTCTTACAATAGATGAAAATATTCAGGCTTTTGCTGAGAAGGTGGCTCAGCAGGCATATGATGAAAATAAGGCCAAAGCAACCTCTGTTTTGGTTATGGATCCTAAAACAGGAGAAATCCTTGGAATGGCTAACAAGCCAGATTTTAATCCTAATACTCCTTTTGAAGGATATGAAAACTTTGATGGAAATACTGAAAGTGAAAAGACAAATAAAATGTGGAGAAATAGACTTGTTAATGATACTTTTGAACCGGGATCAATATTTAAGGTTGTAACTGCAATAACTGCTTTAGAGGAAGGTGCTGCAAATGCAAATACTGATTTTTTCTGTGGAGGTTCAATGGCAGTAGGAGGAATACATCCAAAATGTTGGAGAACTCAAGGGCATGGTGCTCAAAAATTTCCGGATATTATTAAGAATTCGTGTAATGTTGCATTTATACAACTTGGACAAATGATTGGTAAAGAGAAGCTTTGTGAATATATAAGTAAATTTGGTTTTGGAAAAGTAAGTGGTGTAGATCTTCCAGGAGAAGCAAAAGGTATAGTAAAGCCTGTTGATAAAGTAACAGAAGCAGATTTAGCAACTATTTCATTTGGACAAACTAACACTGTAAATTCAGTTCAATATATGACAGCATTAAATGCTATTGCAAATGGTGGAACATTAATTCAACCACATGTTATGAAAGAAATAACTCATGTTGATGGTAATGGAAATACTGTAGTAGATGAATCATTTCAACCAAAGGAAACTACTGTTGCAAGCGCTGAAAAAACAGCTGAATTAAGATCTTATCTTGAAAGTGTTGTTACAGAAGGTTCTGGAAAGAGCACATTTATTGATGGATATCATATTGGAGGAAAAACAGGAACAGCTCAAAAAGTTGAAAATGGTAAATATTCAGGTAAATATATATCTTCTTTCGTAGGTATGGCACCAGTAGATGATCCAAAGGTTACAGTTATGATAACTGTAGATGAACCAAGTAATGGAGCATATTATGCAGGTCAGGTAGCAGCACCAGCTGCAAAGACTCTATTTAGTGATATTTTTAGTTACCTTGATGATAAATTTTCTGATGAGAATTTAAGCCAGATACCAAGGGATATTGTAATTCCAGAAGTTCGTGGAATGAGTGTTAATGATGCTAAAAAGGCAATGTCTGAGGCAAAACTAGATTGTCAAATTGAAGGAGATGGGGATACTATAAGATCTATGACACCATATCCTGGCTATACTGTTAAAGAAGGATCAAAAATAAATCTTTACACAAGTGGTGATGGGAATTATAATAATAATGTTGTAATGCCAGATGTTAGAGGTTATTCCAAAGAAGATGCAAATGAGTTATTAACAAGTTTAGGTCTTGTACCTGCGTTTGAAGGAACTGGAATGGTTGAAACGCAAAGTGTAACACAAGGCGAAGTTATAACAAAAGGAACATCGGTTAAGTTAACATTAAGTTTAGATTATAAAGATTAAAATTATGATCATAATGATAAATGCTAGCATGTGGGTTAATGCTCACATGCTATATTTTTAAAGTGTAGAAATATATAGAAGGTGATATTTAATAGAATTTTATTTACTTGAACAATGTATTATTATAGATAAATATAGTTAATAAAGAAAAGTTAAATGTGAAAAATTAAATCAAATAAGCAAAGCTTTTTTGATAATTAATAAAAGCTATAGATTTTAGCAAAATTGTTAACTGTTATTTTTAGACTGTTAACTGAAAAAAGTTGTTAGGAGAGGATTACATGAACCTAAAGAGTATTTTAAACGGACTGGATTATGAACTTTTACAAGGAACAGAGGACGTACAGATAAACAAAATAAATTATGATAGCAGAAAAGTGTGCAA
This genomic interval carries:
- a CDS encoding stage V sporulation protein D, whose amino-acid sequence is MKKKSYKRKSIMQKKAVMAGVALTCLFVFLIGRLSYIMIVKRPEYAGKAEEQWTSEVKIDAVRGKILDRNGKELAVSANVYRVDLDLTTIRAYLDKRVDQLSSKEIEQRKSVGIPIPVGDDGITTSDIAPAIAKALNMDVETVKAKLETKLESGLPAGSATLIRRIEKEDADKVKSLKINGIVVSKDTKRYYPNNNFLAHVLGVTGNDGKGLTGIESEYNTYLSGIPGVKIGEFDKNNNDLPYGDSQFTSPVNGKDVTLTIDETIQSFAEKVAQQAYEDNKAKATSVLVMDPKTGEILAMVNKPDFNPNTPYEGYEGFDGATEGDKIQKMWRNRLVSDSFEPGSIFKVITAIAALEENLVNENTTFECGGGLDFGNRRINCWETQGHGLQTFPEIVQNSCNVGFMKVGEMLGKEKFYEYIKKFGFGDLTGIDLQGEADGIVKIPQNISPTDLATISFGHTNTVNSMQYMAAFNSVANGGTWIQPHIMKEVTHNDDNGVEIVDEKFEAKNREVASSEKTAELRKYLERVVTSGSATAAFIDGYHIGGKTGTAQKMENGAYIEGKYISSFVGMAPVDDPKVTVMITVDEPSNGNYYAGQVAVPYAHTLFTDIFNYLNNQFSQDDVGKIAKEVVIPEVRGMKKEDAQKALKDIKIQCDIEGNGDTIVSMDPYPGSSIKEGSIIKLYSSGSSDNSNKVSMPDIKGYSKESAYELLSKLGITATFEGEGAARDQSISSGEIVPKGTSVKITLESKYKD
- the mraZ gene encoding division/cell wall cluster transcriptional repressor MraZ, translated to MFIGEYQHSLDSKNRIIVPAKLREGLGNKFVITKGLDGCLYAYPLEEWKILEDKLKTLPLTNKDARTFVRFFFSGACEVELDKQFRGLIPQNLKEYAKIEKDIVSIGVLSRVEIWSKEMWENYNDLNVDFDYIAEKMNDLGI
- the rsmH gene encoding 16S rRNA (cytosine(1402)-N(4))-methyltransferase RsmH, which codes for MEFKHVSVLLNECIDGLNIKEDGIYVDCTLGGAGHSSHILKHLSKNGLLIGIDQDTDALKAAKERLKDYDNVKYVHSNFYNIDSILNELGIEKVDGILMDLGVSSYQLDNAERGFSYMQDAPLDMRMNRDNDFSAYSIINDYSEEELYKIIRDYGEEKFAKRIANFIVNRRAEKPIETTFELVDIIKAAIPAKARREGPHPAKRTFQAIRIEVNSELKILNKTIEDGVNRLNKDGRMAIITFHSLEDRIVKLKFRELENPCTCPREFPMCICGKKPLVKVLNKKGIAPSKEEIEENPRSRSAKVRVVEKV
- a CDS encoding dynamin family protein — its product is MNIFDNCIKRQEKIDSIVKTLGIKDIIDKNSLVKERVVNPSHYVVMLGETSSGKSALINSILEKKIMIESVRPTTGVVAEVVVSDEEDIWSKVGKDGSITELEKDEFDKLVVNPTSDIHRLRYKGRSKEDKFAGIRLFDTPGYGSLVDYHEDILKEFIPEGDFIVYVVSYRVGLNDDDYQFLKYVGEIISDKVEVILAINMCPKDITEDNKRITEIRKNINECIHRDVETFLIESSSEKNPDAQKLWNYIYERVNNPEKIEELGEALKNYQDYVLGECEIKVNSKIASIESAQNDLNERKKLTKEFFECKEEITAILERGFTKTKVKSVRLIDKAAATIKEDVRKYVEDETKWTKREETYSFMQHYYVPKLTTEETEHILSYIEDEIILLDKAMKEILNKTATVLEDKVKVNIPCYSEVMEGILKKHIGDAMKQAAGEMFRSFDSKKKGNKDSSRTNFKRLESTDTEYDINNNGLAKLIKAIRATSLKGITHYLSVFTDSIIYLYDTLTWQNKIQEISMEAIDNWAQDVEGAVRKYIDEFKETNRREIMSLFDELTQEFSEDETDDVIEDIDHETLIKLKREIDFILHKCLFASI
- a CDS encoding stage V sporulation protein D gives rise to the protein MKKKKFKDRGQTRKRLSYAAAALTFVFATLTMRLSYIMIVKAPDYSERAEEQWTSEVKIDAIRGKILDRNGKELAVSANVYRVDFDLNSIKTYLRAKLSNLTDQDIEQRKSAGIPLPTEDSGIKTDDIAPAIANALGLNVQDVKKKLETKLPSGADAGSATLIRRITKEDADKVNALKIRGVIVSPDTKRYYPNNNFLAHVLGSTNSDGVGLTGVELQYNSYLAGTPGMKITELEKSNTDYPYTISKFTSPQNGKDVVLTIDENIQAFAEKVAQQAYDENKAKATSVLVMDPKTGEILGMANKPDFNPNTPFEGYENFDGNTESEKTNKMWRNRLVNDTFEPGSIFKVVTAITALEEGAANANTDFFCGGSMAVGGIHPKCWRTQGHGAQKFPDIIKNSCNVAFIQLGQMIGKEKLCEYISKFGFGKVSGVDLPGEAKGIVKPVDKVTEADLATISFGQTNTVNSVQYMTALNAIANGGTLIQPHVMKEITHVDGNGNTVVDESFQPKETTVASAEKTAELRSYLESVVTEGSGKSTFIDGYHIGGKTGTAQKVENGKYSGKYISSFVGMAPVDDPKVTVMITVDEPSNGAYYAGQVAAPAAKTLFSDIFSYLDDKFSDENLSQIPRDIVIPEVRGMSVNDAKKAMSEAKLDCQIEGDGDTIRSMTPYPGYTVKEGSKINLYTSGDGNYNNNVVMPDVRGYSKEDANELLTSLGLVPAFEGTGMVETQSVTQGEVITKGTSVKLTLSLDYKD